GATGTGCATTGAAGAAACGAGGTTGATTGATATGGGCTTATCGCTGAATTAAATAATATCGACACTCAATAACTAAAGAGGCACGATTTATGGACGTAAATAAATTAAGAAAACGAGATTTGCTACAGGCTTTTGATTTAGTCACGACTAAAGGAAAAAAGACTGATGGTGTCTATGAACTTTCAGGCGTAAAAGCGTCTCAGGATTTTGACGGATACACTTGTTGGTTATCATTTAAAGATCTGACCGTGACTTTATTATTCCATGGTGCATTTGATATGGATTATGAAGATGAAGACACTCAGAAAGTGTTTTTTAAAAAGATATCTAAAATGATAGATGATAAAGAAAGCTTTTAATTAGAAAAGCAACTCAGATAAATAATAAATCTACTAGTACATTCTTCAATTAAAATAAGTATTAATTCACCCTTCAGTGATTTATTCATAATATGCAATAGTTTACTTTCTTTGCATATTTCAATATCTGATATCTAAACCTACTACTAATGACAAGGAATAGTATGAGTAAGTTAACATCCACCAATACAGTTGATGCGTCGGAAGTAGCTAAATTTGAAGCAATGGCTGATGAATGGTGGGATCCGCAAGGAAAGTTTAAACCTTTACACATGTTGAATCCTTTGCGTGTTGAATATATCGTTGAGCAAATAGCGACACAATTTAATCGAAACTTAAATAGTACAAAGCCTTTTAAAGGTTTGCGATTATTAGATATTGGTTGTGGTGGTGGGCTGTTAAGTGAGCCTATGGCACGTTTAGGTGCTGAAGTGGTAGGTGCAGATGCTGCTGCAAGGAATATTCCTGTTGCACAAGTTCATGCTAAGCAATCTGGTTTAACGATAGACTACCGTAATACCATGGCAGAAGCTCTAGTTGATGAAGGTGAGTTGTTTGATGTGATCCTTAATATGGAAGTCATCGAACATGTTGCTTCTCCACAAGCACTTCTAAACGCTTGTGAAGCATTACTAAATAAAAGTGGGTTGATGCTTTGCTCTACGATCAATCGTAACCCCAAAAGCTATTTAGTCGCTATTATTGGTGCTGAAAGAGTAATGCGTTGGTTACCTGCTGGGACACATCAGTGGCATAAGTTTATTAGACCGCCCGAGCTTGCTGATATGTTTAAAGTTACACGTCTGGAATTGATCGATAAAAGAGGGTTTATTTTTAATCCATTATTATGGCGATGGTCATTATCGAAGTCAGACTTATCAGTTAATTATGTTATGGCTGTAATAAAGCCTGCTTAGTCTTTTTATTAACGATTAACGCACTATTAAATTACTTTTCTTTATATATGTATTCTGGATATTTTAAATTAAAGCTTTATTCTATGCTTACTGTCTATTTCTTATTAAGTACTGTTACTAAGCACTATTACTAAACATTATTACTAAGAATTGTTTCTAAATAGTAAGAACTGTTTCTAAAAATTCTTACTAAGAATTAAAATTAAAGATTATTGTTAAGTGTATGCTAATACTTAGCAATAAACTTAACTACAAAGTGATCTGAAATCATTATCGACTCGTTATAAGTCGTCACCGTTAAAAATTATATGCTCAGAAGGAGCCTTGTGTGTCACGTTTTTCAGGAATTACCGATAACCCTCATAAAGATCGTTTTAATCAAAAAACAGGTATTCTGCTAACTAATCTAGGTAGTCCTGATGAGCCTTCCACTAAAGCGGTGAGAATTTATTTACAAGAATTCTTGTCCGACCCTCGTATTGTTGAAATTCCACGCCTAGTTTGGATGATTATTTTACATGGCATCATTCTTAGAATACGCCCTAAACGTTCTGCAAAACTCTACAAAAGCATTTGGACTGAAAATGGATCGCCTTTAACCCATATAACACGTCTTCAACGAGATAAATTAAGTGCGCTTTTAAAGCAACAAGGGTACGAAAATACCGAAGTGGTTATGAGTATGCGTTACGGTAATCCTTCCATTGAATCTGGTTTAGAAGAGTTGCGTGAAAAAGGCTTTACTCGCATTGTTGTATTACCTTTATATCCTCAATATTCAAGCCCTACGATAGGCTCTACATTCGATGCTGTTTCCAATGTTTTGCGTAAATGGCGTTGGGTGCCTGAATTACATTTCATTAATGGTTATCATAAAAATACAACTTACATCGATGCGTTAGCGAATAGTATCAGTGAGGATTTGAAGAAACACGGGACGCCACAAAAACTCGTTTTTTCATATCATGGTATGCCAAAGTTATTTTTAGATAATGGTGACCCTTATTATTGTTTATGCTTACAAACAACACGTTTAGTGGTTGAAAAACTAACATTAGATAAAGATCTACAGCTAGATAAAGAAAATGTTATTAGTACTTTCCAAAGTCGTTTTGGCAAGGCTGAATGGCTAAAACCTTATACCGATGCGACATTGCAAGGTTTACCTGAGCAAGGTATTAAAGACATAGCAATTATCAGTCCCGCTTTTAGTGCCGATTGTTTGGAAACATTGGAAGAGATCGAAGGTGAGAATAGAGAAATATTCGAAGAGGCGGGTGGTGAGAAGTACCGTTATATTGCAGCATTAAATGATCGTGACGATCATATTGAAGCGATGTTAGATGTATTAAAGCCTAACTTATAATCTTTTCCTCGGTTCGCATAATAAGTGTAACGGCTTTTAGCTGTTACTCATATTTTATAAAAGCGCTTTGTAATACCGATTACATTAAATAAGTGATCTAAATTTTGCGTAGGAAAAATGACTTAGTTTAAGGCGTAAATTGAGCCTTTCGAAGATTAACTTCGTTAATCGTCTATCGGAGAATTAACCAAAGGATGTTAATTCTTTAATGGTTGTTCCCTTTACGAAATTTACAACGAAGAAATAAGTTATTTTAACCAGTAAAATAGATCAGTTAATTAGTGTGATTGGTATAAGACCCAATAAAAAACCTCGGAGAGTGATTACTCGACGAGGTTTTTTAACTCTATAAAGCGGTCTTTAAAGGCGTTAATGATTTTCTTTTATAACCTTTAATGCCTGCTATAGTTATTTTTCTATTGTTAGTTCTGTCGCTATTTCTTTGGTCGTTTCTGATGATGCTTTTGTTGAAGATTGGTAAGCATCAGTTCCCCATAAAGGGACAGTAGAAAGGCTATGCTTAAAGCTGCCAGATGTTTCTTTAGTAGAGTAAGAAACATACATAAGTGTTTGGTTTTCTTTATCATAAACGCGTCTTATTTTCATCGTTTTGAAGAAAATACTCTTAGATTTTTTAAATACTACATCACCAGATTTGCTCTTATCAATCTCAGCTATCATTGCAGAAGTGATTGGTCCTGTTTGACGACAAGCAATCGCGCTATCACTTGGGTCAGAGAAACTAAGATCTGCTTCTATTGATGCAACATGACAAGTCACACCGGTTACAATCGGATCTTTTAGCATATTCAATTTAATATCTTGAGTAGTGAATAAACCTAAACTTACATCTCCCACTTCATCATCAGAACATCCCTTTAATACAAAGAAGCTGATAATAAGTATTAGCAATATAATGCCTATCATTTTTAATTTTTTTAACATGTAGATGATCCTATTTTTTGAAGTCCCAAGAAAGGTTAGATACTAACTGGCATTGGTCGCATTTAAAATCAAATATCTCAAATAACGGCGCTTTTAATTTCCATTCCCCACCACAACTTGGACAAGGTCTATTTTGTTCTTCTTGCAGTGACTTACCTGCAACACGGTACAGATAATAATAGGTTGGTACTTTAGTAATATATTGAATGCGTTTGCACAGGTTAGTGCCACGGTGAA
Above is a genomic segment from Psychromonas sp. L1A2 containing:
- a CDS encoding DUF3081 family protein, whose amino-acid sequence is MDVNKLRKRDLLQAFDLVTTKGKKTDGVYELSGVKASQDFDGYTCWLSFKDLTVTLLFHGAFDMDYEDEDTQKVFFKKISKMIDDKESF
- the ubiG gene encoding bifunctional 2-polyprenyl-6-hydroxyphenol methylase/3-demethylubiquinol 3-O-methyltransferase UbiG, which translates into the protein MSKLTSTNTVDASEVAKFEAMADEWWDPQGKFKPLHMLNPLRVEYIVEQIATQFNRNLNSTKPFKGLRLLDIGCGGGLLSEPMARLGAEVVGADAAARNIPVAQVHAKQSGLTIDYRNTMAEALVDEGELFDVILNMEVIEHVASPQALLNACEALLNKSGLMLCSTINRNPKSYLVAIIGAERVMRWLPAGTHQWHKFIRPPELADMFKVTRLELIDKRGFIFNPLLWRWSLSKSDLSVNYVMAVIKPA
- the hemH gene encoding ferrochelatase gives rise to the protein MSRFSGITDNPHKDRFNQKTGILLTNLGSPDEPSTKAVRIYLQEFLSDPRIVEIPRLVWMIILHGIILRIRPKRSAKLYKSIWTENGSPLTHITRLQRDKLSALLKQQGYENTEVVMSMRYGNPSIESGLEELREKGFTRIVVLPLYPQYSSPTIGSTFDAVSNVLRKWRWVPELHFINGYHKNTTYIDALANSISEDLKKHGTPQKLVFSYHGMPKLFLDNGDPYYCLCLQTTRLVVEKLTLDKDLQLDKENVISTFQSRFGKAEWLKPYTDATLQGLPEQGIKDIAIISPAFSADCLETLEEIEGENREIFEEAGGEKYRYIAALNDRDDHIEAMLDVLKPNL
- a CDS encoding CreA family protein, translated to MLKKLKMIGIILLILIISFFVLKGCSDDEVGDVSLGLFTTQDIKLNMLKDPIVTGVTCHVASIEADLSFSDPSDSAIACRQTGPITSAMIAEIDKSKSGDVVFKKSKSIFFKTMKIRRVYDKENQTLMYVSYSTKETSGSFKHSLSTVPLWGTDAYQSSTKASSETTKEIATELTIEK